TTATGTTACAATGAGCATATCCCAGAACTCTCTTGAAGATCGCGGGAGAGCCTTACATGTGATTAAACGCTAAGCGATTACCTTTATTTTAATACCAAGGTCGTCCTTGTCTGACATAAACGGGACTAATCATTCTTCAAAGTGTACATGGTACATTTTTGGGGTGAAAATGCAAGTACTGTGTGTTCTGTTGGTGATGATTAGACCTTTGCCATTGTGATGTACTTCTGTGAGTGGCTTAGAGTTATTATGTTATTGGAGGATTATAGGTCACTGAACAATTAGAAACATAAACGTTTTTAAAAAGCTACTATGAAAAAcattaccattttatttattgtaaatgttcaaatttaaaaaaaatcaacaaaatccAAAATCGATGCAATGGACAAGAAGAGCACAGTGTTCCAGTATTCTGGCAGCACATTGTTTGAACTTGTGTGTATCCAAAGGGAGGGCAAAACTCCACAGTTCATTTCTGATAATTATTTGAATGTGAAAGGGTGCTTAAAGTTCAGCTTTTACTAGCTTTcccactttttttccccctggaaTTTCAACTTTATAATGTCTTTTATTTAAGCTACTTCTATAGAATGTTCTTTGTGGCAGACTTCAATGACAACCCATGGGGGAATCACCTCTCAGGTAAATTATTGGAGAATTTTCTAATACTCTAAAGATTCTAAAGGGGTTCTAACGTGACTCTGAATTGATATTACACAGTAGCCTACTTTTGAAGTAGACACGTGGCCTTTTCAAAACAAACTCAATGAAATGGATTTTTCAACAAGACTGTGTGCATATGAGCATAGTGTAGATATTTAATAACTGAGTTGCAAGAATATGATTAGGACATGGagtatgaaaacaaaacaaaaaaaacccaacagatTCCTTATATTCCTTCCTCTTGGGTTTTAAGACACAAATCTCTTCAGCTATAGCACTTGCATGCTCAGCGGCTGgatgctatgctgtgctgtgtgtgtgtgtcttatggGTATTTTCTGTGTAGAAGGTTAAAGCAGCAGTGGCTCTGTTTGTAAGGAGAGAGGTGGAGGGGATGTGTCCTGCTTCTGACTGTGGCTCTGCTTCTTTCTGCAGCAGTGTTGTGAAGGATGGCGTCGGGGTTGCTGTGCCAGAGGCTCCCTTTGCGGGGGATGCGCAGGTTTGCGGCAGTGTCCTGGAGAGCAAGAGGTGAAGAAACAACGGGCGGCCCCATCCAGATGATCAGTAACCATAGCAATGAGGACCAGGAGGAGGGACAGAATCCTGATGCTGTGCTGCCCAACCTTCCGGGGTACACGGTGCCTTACAACCCCTCCGCATACTGCCGAACACACCGGAGCCAGGTAGTAACAACGCGTAGACCCAGTGCTGCAGATGAGGATGAGCCCCCTGAAGTCAAGCCTCTGGCCTTGGgctcaaagcagcagcagctacagcagcagcagacgAGAAACACCTACACTGTGTCCTGCTCTCGACGGCTGTCCAATGCAAAGAACACGCTCCTGGACCTGGCTTTTGGGAAGGCTGGTGAGAATAAGCAGGGAGCGGCCGGGGTCAAGGCAGGCGGCTTCAGTGGCACAGAGGACAGAGAGGCACTGTATGACAGCAAAGAGGATCCCAGGGCTTTCCAGAAACTGAGGGAGGAGTACAGAGCTCTCTGTCACAGCCTCTCAGAGCTGCCCAAACCCATTTCTACAGAGGAGGGCTTCCTGGTCCTGCATAAAGTGAACGTGCTGAAAGGGACTCTCAGTCCTCAGTCAATCAGTGAGTTTTTTGAGAAGCTGGGCCAGCTTCCCACAGAGCAGCAGGTGCTGGTGAAGTCAGACACTCGGTTTGCCATGTTGTGCCGATATGCTGTGGAGAATCTGCGTCTGTTCACCTCCCCTCAGCTGATAAACATCCTGAGAGCCTTTGTAAGGTTGGGGATTCCCCCCACACACAGCATGCTGAATGTGTTCAATTCAGAGCTTTGCAGACGGGTCTGGGATCTAGACTCCACTCAGGTTCTGCTGGTGGGGGACCTGTGGCGATGTTTGGGTCGGGCTGTGCCACAGTACTTGGATCTTGCCTACAACAGACTAGGACTGCGGTGCAGAGAGCTGACTCTGCCACAGCTTGTACAACTGGTTTACCTCATAGGGGAGGGCAGGAGAGCCCCACAGGAGCTAATGCAGAACCTGGAGGTCCTGATTCTGAGGTTCTTGGATCAGACGACTCCTGAGGAGCTAGGAGCACTGTGCCTGGGCTTCTTCAAATCCAAAAGTGCGCTCTCTGAGCAGGCCATGCGCAGGATTGGGGACAGAGCCGAGGCCATGCTGGAGGACATGAGCAACTATGCTGTGGTGAACGTGCTCAAGATGCTCCGATACAGCCATGTGGATCATGTGGGATTCCTGAGGAGACTGGGAGAGGTGGTCCCAGGGAGAGCCCCCTCGATGGGAGCTCAGGGACTCATGCACATTGCCTTGGCCTGCTCCTCCTTGCACTATCTCGACGAGAGGATCTTTGAAGCCATAGCTGCAGAGGTGCCTGTTAAAGTTGCTCACTGCCGTAGCAAAGACACTGCCAAGTTGCTCTGGGCCTTTTCCTCCCTGAGCTACCAGCCCAGCAATGCGGAATCCTTTTTCTCCAGCCTCACGCAGCAACTGCGTGTGAAAGGTGCAGAGTTTGAAAGGTACCCTGAACACCTTCTGACTGGGCTTCTCGCACTAGCTTTTGCTGGCCGCTTCCCGCATGACCTCATAAATCTCGCCCTCAGTCCTGGCTTTGTGAAACTAGCTGCCGAGTCCACCCAGCTAGAACTGAAGAAGGACCTCTTCACCCTGGATGGCACAGTGGAGCTGGAGCTCCCTGGATATGCTGGCCCCCGTCTTCCAGAGGAAATCTGCACAGAGGTGACAGAGATGCTCTGGGGATTTGCCAGCCAGGACGTGTGCCAGAAAGCAGAAGTGCGAGAGGCTGAGACCCTGCTGCAGTCCATGCTGGGGGGCCCTCAGTACGTGAAGAACCATATGATCCTGCCACACATGAGGTCCAGTGACCTGGAGATCCACCTGGACTCCGCAGGGAGAGCCCTGCCCTTCAACACACAGTCAGTTGCAGCCATGGACCCGGGTACACAGCGGGAGCAGCGCATCAGGAAGTGGGAGATGAAGCACGCAGGAGTGCCCCTCACAGACGATCTAGTGTCTCAGCTCCTGAATGCGAAGAGCAGTAGAAGCACCCCTGAGCCTGCAGCTGATGAGAGCGGTGGCGGCGGCCCCAGGACTTTGGATAGCGCGAGTCCGACAGCAGGAGAGATCAGGAAGGAGTTCTTCAGTGGTGTTGTCCTGACTGAGGGTCTCCTGGATGCCATGACAGGGTCTTCCAGCTCCATACCCCACCTCTCCCCCCCAGCAGagcccctctctcccctccccggAGTGCGCAGACTGGCGGTCCAGGTCTCGAACCGGAACCAGTTCTGCTACGGGTCCCGTCACCTCCTGGGGCTTCATGCCATGAAGAGACGGCAGCTGAGCCGGGCTGGCTACACAGTGCTGGAGCTGCCCTTCTGGGAGTGGTTCCCTCTGCTCAGACGCACACGCTCTGAGAAACTCGCCTATCTCCATTGCAAGCTCTATGGGGCCCTTGACTAAACAGGCACAAAAAACACCTGCCTTCCAGTGTCAGGGAATAAGCCATTCCAGGGTTTACTCTGATACAAATTCAAATGGCTGTGCTGTAGACATGCCACTGATCGCCTCTGATTTCATATACAGTGTAGAAGCTTCATGTCTTTATTTCAAAATGATGACCATATAAAGGGGGTATTGTAGCCAATGCATATTCTGAGCAAAGTCTAAGAATAAAGAACATGATATGTACCACAGACGTGTTCAAagttttaaatgctaaatctCTAAGCTCTACAGTATCAGTTCGTTTTCTTGGCCTGTGAATTCTCTGCCTCACTACGTGCACTGCCAGGTTCGCAGGCACGATGCATTTCAAGCTGTGGTTGGTTACATTTGAACACCTCAAACATGCCAGTCTTTCACAGTCCTGAACTGGTTGTAGGTTTTGGTAAATTTGATGCCATTCTCAAACAAAGTCTTCACCGAAATGAGTTCTGCATAGAACCCttattatacagctatggccaaaagttttgcagcaccctatagAAATACTGTTaactcattttacttcataaaggcaaataaaacctgctgaataatgttacgttaatatattaaattacctACCACTTAGTagatttccatatacttaacgaaaaactgacaaaaactgaaacattaaatactgtacaactattatggttTACTGTAGATGATATCATTTtgtggttttcatttattacatgatgttaaataaaagttctaaattatgtttttttttttctttatgtctcaatgctaaaattctaCGTGGTGCAAAACTTAGCAGCGATTGAGAGGAAAGCACTGTGAAGCTCGGCTGTGTTTAACTGTGTCCCTAGTGAAGCCAGGAATGCACCACATCACTCTAGAGTTATAGGCTGGCCCGAAATACCCCTACACCAGTGCAGCAGACAATCAATCACATTGCCATGCTTGTTGAGGTTGAtatgtaaacaaattaaaaataaataataataataacatgtttacaaaaatacagatgCTTAAAAATAATTTCTTTTGGTAAGTGTAGGGAGCGTTGCAGTCAGAGAGGACAAGTTGTCTGTGCACCAGGATAAACACTTGTCTATTCTAGCTAGGTTAGCTCTTGCTATATGATAGTTAaagagtgctttaaaaaaaaaaagagattggaATAATAAACACTCTAAAAACACCTGAAAAGGGTTTCATGACatgaaaatgtgattttattcattaaaatggtCTTTAAATTTTTGTGGGGAGTGCCCCATATTTCTacaattttcactgtcagtatgaACTGGTCATTGGTCACACGGATGACTGAAACAGCATATgatgtgaaaaagaaaatgagacaAAGTTATTCAAACAAGTTATTATGATAACTGACATTTCTCACCTGTAAAGCCTGTCTTTAATATCCAAACGCACCAGATAAACATTCAAGATAAATGTCCAAGCAAAAGTTCACAGAATCTCTTAAAATAATGTTTCCGATTGATGAAAGATCTTTGAAGATTTTATCTTAATTTGCGATTATTAAAATGTGAATACCTTGACTCCCTCGGGTGCTGGAACAAGTGAATACCTACTGTTGAGTGAATAATGTTTGGATAATGTGTTTGGGTTTATTGTTTCCATCCCCCTTACAAAAATTCAACAGGAATTCATTTGTGTCCCTGGTTCTAGAGACCTTGTAGATGATTATTTGGATTTTCGTTTGAGTGATTTTTTTGGAATGTGGTGGAATTTGTACCACAGCGTCCTTGAGATGTGTGTGCTCATTGCAGAGTGACATCAACTTCTAAAAACAACGGATGtttttctgtgttctgttctCTGTACATATGTTTATGTTTGCTCAGCTAAGTTATGTTTAAGTAATGATGCACAGGTCCAGAGCTTTATTAGCAGAAACACTCCTAAATAGtgctacattttgaaaaacaaaccaaaaaaaacctaaTACATTAATTGACAAACATTCTGAGTAGAAGTCAAGTTTAATTTCTATGATCAAACAGTTCAATTAAAGGGGAAGTgaaaataacaaggctctctaaatgctctgtatacataGCAAATGTGTCTCATTGTACCAgttttgttaaaaagtcaagcgtttggccagtatttcaattttttgtcaGCATTATGTTGGAATGCAAAGTGTTCTggtgcaaaacaaaatgaaaaacagtaacaaaatgtatttttgtgtgcctaagcctttaaaccaacaaagggcggccataacaaaacaatggctacatagTAAAGGAACGGGACATGCGCTCAACAGAATACTATGTGTGACTATAGAGCGAGTCAACGAAAGGACGTCACACAAAGCGCGGCCgaagagagctccaatacattcaatgttcatttgttttaattgtttttatacggtatactgctcaaggagaggctgaaaatgcgtcaaaagctttagttaacatgttttctattgaaatggttatatattcatttgcattacagttcccctttaaagaGCAGCTTGGAAAGTTTAAAGCCCCCTTGTGGCCTCAAGTTGTATATGTCTTCCACACAGTGTATATTGCTGAGCCAGAGATTTCAATGCACTTCCAGTCATGCAGTCTCAGCAGAATCAGTGTCAAGATTTACAAAAGGGGCAGTCCACGGTAATGCTGAATGCTGAGTGCATTAGCACTTTTTCAAATTAGTTTAAAATCCGCAATCAACACATTTTTATAGATTTATTGTTTTAGAATGTACACATACAAAATATTAGAATGTTGATAAGCATTATAAACAAAGCGATTTCTGTAACTATTGCAGTAATAAGGTGTCGCGGAGGGGACATTAATTTAGTTTATACtttcactattttaaaataaaccatcaAATGAACTAAAAGGACAATACAtactaataacatgttttttaaaaataaacttatttttttacaagctgtttttttcttttactgaaaaGGCTGTTATAATAATGAATGTCCCATCCGACACGTTTAGCATATTAAATGTTGCTTTAACAAAAGTTTCAGATGTACTAGAAGTATGAAGTTCCATTTCCTCTTATAGTGCTATAATATATGTTTACCTGTTAAGAAATGTATTGACTTTctctattttataaaataaaatttactgTAATACATTTGTGACGGAGAGGATATATTCCGAAACGGAAGGGACACCACAGACTGCAGCAAGTGTACTTCTGTGCGCCCGTGATCAacgatcatttaaaataaattgttcgTAAATATACTTTGCCTTCCcatctaaaaaaaatgaatgttgacattttaaaacatgtttcggTGGGGTAACGTGACATATTTTACATACAGACCGGTGTGTGCAATGCATTAATATCCGTAGTACCTTTTCGTATTAGCAATCCAACAAGCCCCTTTTTTCTTCTattaatctcattttaaatgatccttaatacatttaaagtaagCACGCATAGCACTCCCAAGGGCATGCATCCATCCTGCTTCTCTCACTCTTGAGCACTCTTCTTGACTGTCCACAGTTTCTCTGAAGTGGGTATAGGGGGCGGGGTTAAGCACAGGGCAGGGGGCAGCTTCAGTTCCAGAAATTAAAATTGGGAAATTTAAATTTTGTGCACTGAGGCCACCTCATGTGTTAACCATGACAAGCAGAGATCATGAAATATGCCTGTGCAAATACCATGAAAATGTACAACTGCTCATTGAAGATGTTGGAAAAGTCATAACTTCACTGCCCAAATCAGCCAAAGAAAGTCTTACTGTCTGCAGCATGGAATCTACTTCATGTGTTGACAAAACTGTAGAACAGATGCAGCAGTGGATCGTCTATATAATTTAAGTGTCGATAAGGCTGTATCTTTTTACCAGTGGCAGTCAGTAGAGGATAGAAGGGTAAAGAAGATACTGGTGGATGCCACTGCAGAAGAGTCCAAAGATGACCTGATAGGACAGCTTGAGCCTTTTGCACGACATGTTTTTAACACGAGAAGACAACATAAGATACCTAAAGGAAGTTCTGAAACCGGAAGAAATAATTCTGCAGGAAAACTTCTGAAAACTTCCAACTGAGCCATCAGAGAGAGATCATGTCTGCACATTGGTCAAATGAAACTGTAACCATATTTACTGCAGTAATTTACTAGAGAAATGATAGTGAACTATTGCACAAGTCATTTGCAGTTGTTTCGAATGAATTGTCCCATGACAAATACAGTGTGTTTGCCTTTAACAAGgcaattattaatatatatatatatatatatatatatatatatatatatatatatatatatatatatatatatggatgtgaTGGGACAGGTTCTCAATTAAAAAATCGGTACAATCTGAGTAATATACCAGCATTCTGTGTGGAGAGCCATCTTGCAGAACCGTGCGGTTATCCAGAACGCAGAAGATTTTGCAAAGGTTACACAGGCTGAGTGCAAGAAGATCCATGTCCTCTATTATTCCAGACTTCAGATAAGCAGCAATGGAAATGCTGAAAATGACATGGCAGAGAGTAAAGGCGATCCCACATACTCACTCTGCACTTTGTTCAAAAAGCAAATAGCACTACTATCTCAGTAGCAAGAGATCTGTACTGACCACCAGCTCCATGAGCTCCAAAGTAATGCTAATGCCAGTAGCATAACTGTGCCTCCAAGTGAGCCTGGACCTCTGCAGGGCAGTGTAAGCAGGCTCCTCTGCAGGACAGTGTAAGCAGGCTCCTCTGCAGGGCAGTGTAAGCAGGCTCCTCTGCAGGGCAGTATAACCAGGCTCCTCTGCAGGGCAGTGTAAGCAGGCTCCTCTGCAGGACAGTGTAAGCAGGCTCCTCTGCAGGGCAGTATAACCAGGCTCCTCTGCAGGGCAGTGTAAGCAGGCTCCTC
The sequence above is a segment of the Polyodon spathula isolate WHYD16114869_AA chromosome 2, ASM1765450v1, whole genome shotgun sequence genome. Coding sequences within it:
- the LOC121299945 gene encoding FAST kinase domain-containing protein 5, mitochondrial-like, whose amino-acid sequence is MASGLLCQRLPLRGMRRFAAVSWRARGEETTGGPIQMISNHSNEDQEEGQNPDAVLPNLPGYTVPYNPSAYCRTHRSQVVTTRRPSAADEDEPPEVKPLALGSKQQQLQQQQTRNTYTVSCSRRLSNAKNTLLDLAFGKAGENKQGAAGVKAGGFSGTEDREALYDSKEDPRAFQKLREEYRALCHSLSELPKPISTEEGFLVLHKVNVLKGTLSPQSISEFFEKLGQLPTEQQVLVKSDTRFAMLCRYAVENLRLFTSPQLINILRAFVRLGIPPTHSMLNVFNSELCRRVWDLDSTQVLLVGDLWRCLGRAVPQYLDLAYNRLGLRCRELTLPQLVQLVYLIGEGRRAPQELMQNLEVLILRFLDQTTPEELGALCLGFFKSKSALSEQAMRRIGDRAEAMLEDMSNYAVVNVLKMLRYSHVDHVGFLRRLGEVVPGRAPSMGAQGLMHIALACSSLHYLDERIFEAIAAEVPVKVAHCRSKDTAKLLWAFSSLSYQPSNAESFFSSLTQQLRVKGAEFERYPEHLLTGLLALAFAGRFPHDLINLALSPGFVKLAAESTQLELKKDLFTLDGTVELELPGYAGPRLPEEICTEVTEMLWGFASQDVCQKAEVREAETLLQSMLGGPQYVKNHMILPHMRSSDLEIHLDSAGRALPFNTQSVAAMDPGTQREQRIRKWEMKHAGVPLTDDLVSQLLNAKSSRSTPEPAADESGGGGPRTLDSASPTAGEIRKEFFSGVVLTEGLLDAMTGSSSSIPHLSPPAEPLSPLPGVRRLAVQVSNRNQFCYGSRHLLGLHAMKRRQLSRAGYTVLELPFWEWFPLLRRTRSEKLAYLHCKLYGALD